A stretch of DNA from Maridesulfovibrio sp.:
GCGGATTTTGAGTACTGAATTTAACTGTTTAACCGGATTTAACCCAGCCATAAAGCCTTTATTTAAAAGGACTTGATTCTTTAACTGGGCTTGTTTGATTTCCCCATAATTTATTGTATTCTGACCTCCTTTATGGGGAATAGCATGGGGAATACGACTTCCCCCACCCTGCGTATCTAAGTACGTGGTGAGCATATATTCTTCCCCATAATTCCCCACAAATCAGCTCAAGAAGGAAAGCAGATGGCCGCAGTAAAAAGACACAAGACAACATATAAGGGCGTGTTCTACATCGATAGTAAAAACCAAGTCACCGGGGTGAAGGAAAAGATTTATTACATCCGCTACTATAGAGGTGGAAAGTCCATAGAAGAAAAAGCCGGACGCCAGCATCAGGATCAGATGACACCTGCCAAGGCGAACCGTTTGCGGGTTCTACGCATTGAGGGGAAGATTGACTCCAACAACGAACGCAGGAAGAAAGTTCGGGCTGAACGCAACAAAATGACCGTTGGTCGGATCTGGGAAGCTTTTTATGACGCCAAGCAAGAAAACAAAAGTATCAAGGACGACCGTAACCGCTGGCGGAGCTACCTGTTCAAGGATTTCGGGAAAAAGATTCCTGAAGAAGTAGTCACCACCGACATCGACCGGCTGCGCCGAAAATTACAGAATAAAGGACTTGCTCCCGGAACAGTCAAGCAGGGACTTGTCCTGCTCAAACGCATTTTAAATTTCGGAGCCAAACGGGGGATGTGTCAGCCAATCAATCAGGCAAAGCTTTACTTCGAAATGCCAAAAATAAACAACATCAAAACGGAAGACCTTACGCCCGAACAGCTTTCAGCTCTCATGGAAGCCATTGAAACTTCACCCAATAAACCCGCTGCGAACATGATGCTTATGGCACTCTACACAGGCATGAGAAAAGGAGAAATCTTTAAGCTAAGATGGAATGACATTGATTTTAACCGTGGCTTCATCACGCTGGGAGATCCTAAAAATGGCACAGACCAACGTATACCTTTAAATAACTCAGCAAGATCTATTTTAGAAAGACAGCCCAAAAAAAATGAATACATTTTTCCCGGCAGAAAGAACGGTCCAACAAAAGAAATGCGCATCCCCTTTCGCCGTATCTGCGATAATGCAGGTCTGCCCAAAGACTTCCGACCCATGCACGGACTACGTCATGTATTCGCTTCCACTCTTGCCAGCTCCGGGCAGGTAGATATGTATACTCTGCAAAAATTGCTCACCCACAAGACCCCATCAATGGTTCAAAGATATGCCCACTTGCGGGATGACGCCATGCAGCGGGCGAGTGAAGTTGCCGGGAATA
This window harbors:
- a CDS encoding tyrosine-type recombinase/integrase — translated: MAAVKRHKTTYKGVFYIDSKNQVTGVKEKIYYIRYYRGGKSIEEKAGRQHQDQMTPAKANRLRVLRIEGKIDSNNERRKKVRAERNKMTVGRIWEAFYDAKQENKSIKDDRNRWRSYLFKDFGKKIPEEVVTTDIDRLRRKLQNKGLAPGTVKQGLVLLKRILNFGAKRGMCQPINQAKLYFEMPKINNIKTEDLTPEQLSALMEAIETSPNKPAANMMLMALYTGMRKGEIFKLRWNDIDFNRGFITLGDPKNGTDQRIPLNNSARSILERQPKKNEYIFPGRKNGPTKEMRIPFRRICDNAGLPKDFRPMHGLRHVFASTLASSGQVDMYTLQKLLTHKTPSMVQRYAHLRDDAMQRASEVAGNIYQQMQKRNG